A region of Alteromonadaceae bacterium 2753L.S.0a.02 DNA encodes the following proteins:
- a CDS encoding HD domain-containing protein produces MMDEKLALMENYVRHLVAINCDYNVLVMEDILATNRQVIVPSGSRFSQSAATAIRGNNLIQPVGMNVFIAGTFTGGTLHKALSGYFHDDPVLCELYTKANDDSLLLGMCEQVCADKNLSQLLWVMKLRAPRVFERGAFCAWFAMILFSRQGKESERIYEAFLAGLIHDIGLLFLNHQVLAESTLLDCEIWEEMTQHPEIGYEILMYIPEVAQTVMRAVREHHEELDGTGYPAQKVGKQLAPLGRYLLLLESAHAIYSKYFRPRARTLHDLIPIIQMNHLNKPGQPAADLIILLRLGTATDSCSVPEELMPLLINQVRERHDYIKVFVEQADVFLEQNQLAIANARFFSFQSLLQHITVAMKQSGLINDGYIRWLDQVEKECLAHAYREVEDAFLMMQEILYHIRRFILRLQQFAEAVPAQKTQLTPIWAPEKTISLLENDGMADVTEAVKQSLLNFNRQEEPELPSELHQLWLTQVCELKRR; encoded by the coding sequence ATGATGGATGAAAAACTGGCCTTAATGGAAAACTACGTGCGCCATCTGGTGGCTATTAATTGCGATTACAATGTACTCGTAATGGAAGATATACTCGCCACCAATCGCCAGGTTATTGTTCCCAGCGGTAGTCGATTCTCACAAAGTGCTGCCACAGCCATTAGGGGAAACAACCTCATTCAGCCGGTGGGTATGAATGTATTTATTGCCGGCACTTTTACCGGGGGCACCTTACATAAAGCCCTAAGTGGATATTTCCACGACGATCCCGTGCTCTGCGAGCTTTACACCAAAGCCAACGATGACAGCTTATTGTTGGGGATGTGCGAGCAGGTATGTGCCGATAAAAATCTCAGTCAGCTCTTGTGGGTTATGAAATTACGTGCGCCACGTGTTTTTGAACGGGGAGCGTTTTGTGCCTGGTTCGCAATGATTTTATTTTCCCGTCAGGGCAAGGAGAGCGAGAGGATCTATGAAGCTTTTCTGGCCGGTTTAATTCACGATATCGGGCTTTTGTTTTTAAATCATCAGGTATTAGCCGAGTCAACGCTGCTCGACTGCGAAATCTGGGAGGAAATGACACAACACCCCGAAATTGGCTATGAGATCCTGATGTATATCCCGGAAGTGGCGCAAACTGTTATGCGCGCTGTTCGCGAGCATCATGAGGAATTGGACGGCACCGGCTACCCCGCTCAGAAAGTGGGCAAACAATTGGCACCCCTAGGGCGTTATCTGTTGTTGTTGGAGAGCGCCCATGCAATCTACAGTAAATATTTTCGGCCGCGCGCGCGTACCTTGCACGATCTGATTCCAATTATTCAAATGAATCATCTCAATAAACCTGGGCAACCGGCAGCCGATTTAATTATTCTGTTACGTTTGGGCACGGCAACAGACAGCTGCAGTGTGCCAGAGGAACTGATGCCACTGTTAATTAATCAGGTGCGCGAGCGGCACGACTATATCAAAGTGTTTGTGGAGCAGGCCGATGTATTTCTCGAGCAAAACCAATTGGCCATCGCCAATGCGCGATTTTTCTCATTTCAGAGTTTGTTGCAGCACATTACAGTTGCCATGAAGCAATCCGGTTTAATTAACGACGGCTATATTCGCTGGCTCGATCAAGTGGAGAAGGAGTGTCTGGCGCACGCCTACCGTGAAGTGGAAGATGCTTTTTTAATGATGCAGGAAATTCTGTATCACATTCGTCGTTTTATACTTCGCTTGCAGCAATTTGCCGAGGCGGTGCCTGCCCAAAAAACGCAACTTACACCCATTTGGGCGCCGGAAAAAACCATTTCTCTGTTGGAAAACGATGGCATGGCGGATGTCACCGAAGCGGTTAAACAATCCTTGCTGAACTTTAACCGGCAGGAAGAACCCGAATTGCCAAGCGAACTGCATCAGCTTTGGTTAACGCAGGTTTGTGAACTCAAGAGGCGTTGA